Proteins encoded by one window of Cucurbita pepo subsp. pepo cultivar mu-cu-16 chromosome LG14, ASM280686v2, whole genome shotgun sequence:
- the LOC111810304 gene encoding phosphoenolpyruvate carboxykinase (ATP)-like, with the protein MAANGNAEFSFAKHGSARNGLSKIQTQKNGICHDDSAPPVKAQTIDELHSLQRKKSAPTTPIKGTEGAFSPLSEEERQKQQLQSISASLASLTRETGPKLVKGDPARKSETAKGHAVHHHYHAPTISVSDSSLKFTHVLYNLSPAELYEQAIKYEKGSFITSTGALATLSGAKTGRSPRDKRVVRDETTEDDLWWGKGSPNIEMDEHTFMVNRERAVDYLNSLDKVFVNDQFLNWDPENRIKVRIVSARAYHSLFMHNMCIRPSPEELENFGTPDFTIYNAGQFPCNRYTHYMTSSTSIDINLSRREMVILGTQYAGEMKKGLFSVMHYLMPKRQILSLHSGCNMGKDGDVALFFGLSGTGKTTLSTDHNRYLIGDDEHCWSDNGVSNIEGGCYAKCIDLVREKEPDIWNAIIFGTVLENVVFDEHTREVDYTDKSVTENTRAAYPIEYIPNAKIPCVGPHPKNVILLACDAFGVLPPVSKLSLAQTMYHFISGYTALVAGTEDGIKEPQATFSACFGAAFIMLHPTKYAAMLAEKMQKHGATGWLVNTGWSGGRYGQGNRIKLPYTRKIIDAIHSGQLLNATYKRTEVFGLEIPIEIDGVPSEILDPINTWSDKKAYKDTLLQLGGLFKKNFETFTNYKIGKDNKLTDEILAAGPNF; encoded by the exons ATGGCGGCAAACGGGAACGCAGAGTTCAGTTTCGCGAAGCATGGATCGGCGAGAAACGGTCTGTCGAAAATTCAGACGCAGAAGAACGGGATCTGTCACGACGATAGTGCGCCGCCTGTTAAGGCGCAGACCATTGATGAACTGCACTCGCTGCAGAGGAAGAAATCGGCCCCAACTACTCCCATTAAAGGCACTGAAGGAGCCTTCTCTCCGCTCTCTGAAGAGGAGAGGCAGAAGCAGCAACTTCAATCCATCAG CGCTTCATTGGCATCATTGACAAGAGAAACCGGACCAAAATTGGTGAAAGGGGATCCGGCGAGGAAATCAGAAACCGCCAAAGGCCATGCGGTGCACCACCACTACCATGCGCCGACAATAAGCGTTAGCGACAGCTCCCTGAAGTTCACCCATGTTCTTTACAATCTCTCCCCAGCAG AACTTTACGAGCAGGCGATAAAGTATGAGAAAGGGTCATTTATCACGTCGACCGGTGCGTTGGCGACTCTTTCTGGTGCGAAAACCGGCCGATCTCCGAGAGATAAAAGAGTTGTCAGAGATGAAACCACCGAGGATGATCTTTGGTGGGGAAA GGGTTCCCCGAACATTGAAATGGACGAGCATACTTTCATGGTTAACAGAGAAAGGGCTGTTGATTACCTCAACTCATTGGACAAg GTGTTTGTGAATGACCAGTTCTTGAATTGGGACCCGGAGAACAGAATCAAAGTTCGTATCGTCTCTGCAAGAGCCTACCATTCACTGTTTATGCACAACAT GTGTATCCGACCCTCTCCTGAAGAGCTGGAGAATTTCGGTACTCCGGACTTCACTATTTACAATGCTGGGCAATTCCCGTGTAATCGTTACACTCACTACATGACATCCTCTACTAGCATAGATATTAACCTTTCTAGGAGGGAAATGGTCATCCTCGGCACTCAATACGCCGgggaaatgaagaaaggttTATTCAGTGTTATGCATTATCTGATGCCTAAGCGTCAAATCCTCTCCTTACATTCTGGCTGCAACATGGGAAAAGATGGAGATGTTGCCCTCTTCTTTGGACTCTCAG GTACTGGAAAGACGACATTGTCGACCGATCATAATAGGTATCTGATTGGGGATGATGAACATTGTTGGAGTGATAATGGTGTGTCGAATATTGAAGGAGGTTGCTATGCCAAATGCATTGATCTCGTGAGAGAAAAGGAGCCAGACATTTGGAATGCCATCATATTTGGAACTG TGCTCGAAAACGTGGTGTTTGATGAACATACCCGAGAAGTTGATTATACCGACAAATCAGTCACAG AGAACACAAGGGCAGCTTACCCCATTGAATACATTCCAAATGCAAAAATACCATGTGTTGGCCCGCACCCAAAGAATGTGATTTTATTGGCCTGTGATGCATTTGGGGTGCTTCCACCGGTGAGCAAGCTGAGCCTAGCACAGACCATGTATCATTTCATCAGTGGTTACACTGCACTG GTGGCAGGCACAGAAGACGGAATCAAAGAGCCACAGGCAACGTTCTCGGCTTGTTTCGGGGCTGCTTTTATAATGCTACATCCAACTAAATACGCAGCCATGCTAGCTGAGAAGATGCAGAAGCATGGCGCCACGGGATGGCTCGTAAACACTGGTTGGTCTGGTGGAAG GTATGGCCAAGGGAACCGCATTAAGCTACCATACACAAGGAAGATCATCGACGCAATTCACTCTGGCCAGCTTTTAAACGCAACATACAAGAGAACCGAAGTATTCGGGCTCGAAATTCCCATTGAGATCGACGGAGTGCCTTCAGAAATCTTGGATCCCATTAACACT TGGTCGGACAAGAAGGCGTACAAGGATACGTTGCTTCAGCTGGGAGGGTTGTTCAAGAAGAACTTTGAGACATTTACCAACTACAAGATTGGGAAGGATAACAAGCTGACAGATGAGATACTCGCAGCTGGGCCAAATTTCTAA
- the LOC111809736 gene encoding protein CURVATURE THYLAKOID 1D, chloroplastic-like: MAMELSASRPISNLPLFSTVLAGNPQLRPRHSLPLRIAIVSRSTRSLHFRCRPFSVSLPRAAASDDSNGYRPFITEERDGAIILEDSPAEKLPSDEMASSEEPVEGAQEQAFDLWNGLQFESVDVYNLILYGSGAFLGLWLVSAIVGAIDSIPVVPKLLEVVGLGYTVWFTARYLLLKESRDELAAKIDELKDQVVGSD; this comes from the exons ATGGCCATGGAGCTCTCTGCATCCCGACCCATTTCTAACCTACCACTTTTCTCTACTGTTCTCGCCGGAAACCCGCAGCTCCGTCCGAGGCACTCTCTTCCTCTCAGAATCGCCATAGTCTCCCGCTCTACTCGTAGCCTTCACTTCC GATGTCGTCCTTTTTCTGTTTCGTTGCCAAGAGCAGCAGCCTCTGATGATTCAAATGGTTATCGACCATTCATTACTGAAGAACGGGATGGTGCGATAATCTTGGAAGATTCTCCTGCTGAGAAGCTCCCATCCGACGAAATGGCGTCATCAGAAGAACCAGTTGAGGGTGCGCAAGAACAGGCGTTCGATTTATGGAACGGTCTTCAA TTCGAGTCTGTTGATGTATACAATCTTATCCTATATGGTTCTGGTGCTTTTTTGGGCCTTTGGTTGGTTTCAGCCATTGTTGGTGCTATTGATTCCATCCCAGTG GTTCCTAAGCTGTTGGAAGTTGTGGGGCTTGGTTACACAGTATGGTTCACAGCTCGCTATTTGTTATTGAAG GAAAGTAGAGATGAATTGGCTGCTAAGATCGATGAGTTAAAGGACCAGGTTGTTGGTTCGGATTGA
- the LOC111809801 gene encoding ATP-dependent 6-phosphofructokinase 5, chloroplastic-like, with protein MGSISHAIGPKLGFHHQVSHCSNGLFGFNGDKFLSLSSRKLFGRICASVDVKDERKNTAIDFSDPDWKMKYQADFEKRFSLPHITDVFGDAVPIPSTFCLKMRSPPVSDAFAGGYPSDEEWHGYVNNNDRVLLKVINYSSRRSAGAECIDPNCTWVEQWVHRAGPREKIYFKPEAVKAAIVTCGGLCPGLNDVIRQIVITLEIYGVKKIVGIPFGYRGFSDKELTEMPLSRKVVQNIHLSGGSLLGVSRGGPTIDEIVDSLQERGIDLLFVLGGNGTHAGANVIHNECRKRRLKVAVVGVPKTIDNDILLMDKTFGFDTAVEEAQRAINSAYIEAHSAYHGVGIVKLMGRSSGFIAMQAALASGQIDVCLIPEVPFQLHGPHGVLRHLKYLIETKGSAVVCVAEGAGQNLVQKTNATDASGNIILGDIGVYIQQEMKKYFKEISVPVDVKYIDPTYMIRACRANASDGILCTVLGQNAVHGAFAGYSGITVGICNTHYVYLPIPEVISYARMLDPNSRMWHRCLTSTGQPDFM; from the exons ATGGGTTCTATCTCGCACGCGATCGGTCCCAAACTCGGGTTTCATCACCAGGTATCGCACTGTTCCAATGGACTGTTCGGTTTTAATGGTGATAAGTTTTTGAGTCTGAGTTCGAGGAAGCTTTTTGGAAGAATCTGTGCCTCTGTTGATGTTAAGGATGAACGCAAGAATACAGCGATTGATTTTAGTGATCCTGATTGGAAAATGAAGTACCAGGCGGACTTCGAAAAGCGCTTCAGTCTCCCTCACATTACTGACGTTTTCGGAGATGCTGTTCCTATTCCTTCCACTTTTTGCCTCAAGATGAG GTCACCACCGGTTTCGGATGCCTTTGCTGGAGGTTATCCGTCAGATGAAGAGTGGCATGGATACGTAAACAATAATGATCGTGTACTTCTCAAG GTCATAAATTACTCATCACGTAGGTCTGCCGGTGCTGAGTGCATTGACCCCAATTGTACATGGGTAGAACAATG GGTTCATCGTGCTGGGCCTcgagagaaaatatattttaaaccaGAAGCAGTGAAAGCAGCAATTGTGACTTGTGGAGGTCTCTGTCCTGGCCTTAATGATGTTATCAGACAg ATTGTAATCACACTTGAAATTTATGGTGTGAAGAAGATAGTTGGGATTCCATTTGGATATCGCGGATTCTCTGACAAAGAACTGACAGAAATGCCG TTGTCCAGAAAGGTGGTTCAGAACATTCATCTTTCTGGTGGAAGTTTGTTAGGAGTTTCGCGTGGAGGTCCTACCATTGACGAAATTGTTGACAGCTTGCAG GAAAGGGGAATTGATTTGCTTTTTGTTTTGGGTGGAAATGGCACACATGCGGGGGCTAACGTGATACACAACGAG TGTCGAAAAAGACGATTAAAGGTGGCCGTGGTTGGCGTTCCAAAAACTATAGACAATGACATCTTATTGATGGATAAAACTTTTGGTTTTGATACTGCTGTTGAAGAAGCCCAACGAGCAATAAACTCTGCCTACATTGAG GCACATAGTGCTTATCATGGAGTTGGGATTGTGAAATTGATGGGTCGCAGCAGTGGTTTTATAGCAATGCAAGCAGCACTTGCTAGTGGGCAGATTGATGTATGCTTGATCCCTGAG GTTCCTTTCCAACTACATGGGCCCCATGGTGTTCTACGCCATTTGAAATATCTCATAGAGACAAAGGGGTCTGCTGTAGTCTGTGTGGCTGAGGGAGCAGGGCAG AATTTGGTACAAAAAACAAATGCCACCGATGCATCTGGGAACATTATACTAGGTGATATTGGCGTATATATTCAACAAGAG ATGAAGAAATACTTCAAGGAGATTAGTGTTCCAGTTGACGTGAAGTACATTGATCCAACATATATGATCCGTGCATGCCGTGCAAATGCATCTGATGGGATTTTGTGCACCGTATTGGGCCAGAATGCA GTCCACGGCGCGTTTGCAGGATACAGCGGCATCACAGTAGGAATCTGCAACACACACTACGTTTATCTTCCCATTCCAGAAGTGATTTCGTATGCCAGGATGTTGGACCCCAATAGCCGAATGTGGCATCGATGTCTAACTTCAACAGGTCAACCAGATTTTATgtaa